One region of Streptomyces sp. NBC_00442 genomic DNA includes:
- a CDS encoding GNAT family N-acetyltransferase, with translation MAPDPDVTVGPLDLAARVDEALAVQAVAFGLGADEVAVRRHIVLRHLTYPGARAFGATTSDGRLVGFVYGMPNDRAHWWSTVVEPYLRNNGVDDWLDDAFVITELHVHPGFQGRGLGRGLITTITGTATEPRSILSAIDTESPARALYRTLGYADLACRVQFPSAARPYAVMGAPLPLLRGEPPR, from the coding sequence ATGGCTCCTGACCCTGACGTGACCGTCGGACCCCTCGACCTCGCGGCCCGCGTCGACGAGGCGCTCGCCGTGCAGGCCGTCGCCTTCGGACTCGGTGCCGACGAGGTCGCGGTGCGCCGCCACATCGTGCTGCGCCACCTCACCTACCCGGGCGCCAGGGCGTTCGGAGCCACCACGTCCGACGGGCGTCTGGTCGGCTTCGTGTACGGGATGCCCAACGACCGCGCCCACTGGTGGTCGACCGTCGTCGAGCCGTATCTGCGCAACAACGGCGTCGACGACTGGCTCGACGACGCGTTCGTGATCACCGAGCTGCACGTCCACCCCGGCTTCCAGGGCCGTGGCCTGGGCCGCGGGCTCATCACCACCATCACCGGCACCGCCACCGAACCCCGCTCGATCCTCTCCGCCATCGACACCGAGAGCCCCGCCCGCGCCCTGTACCGGACGCTCGGCTACGCGGACCTGGCCTGCCGGGTGCAGTTCCCGAGCGCGGCACGGCCGTACGCCGTGATGGGCGCCCCCCTCCCGCTGCTGCGCGGAGAGCCCCCGCGGTAA
- a CDS encoding aminoglycoside phosphotransferase family protein: MAFEPPERLVRALGETYGEELAGPWLGRLPELAADAAARRGLGVDRVQAPGGRSSLVALVRRPDGAPAALKVAPSFARPDLERAALAHWNGWGAAQLLDDDGGDDALLVERLHPEVSLRSLPEAKALLEAAGTVRRLWIEPPGGHAFETVAERTERQSVPMRAAPDSELAPLVEAALTARDELAGSAGELLLLHGNFRQSKVLSGERVPWLTVGPEPLVGERAYDLARLVRDRVEDLIAAPSGASAARRRVNKLADSLDVEPARLHGWTLFRAVESGLRARAAGRHQDAELLLEFAGWL, translated from the coding sequence ATGGCTTTCGAACCGCCTGAGCGGCTGGTGCGTGCGCTCGGCGAGACGTACGGGGAGGAGCTGGCCGGGCCCTGGCTCGGCCGGCTGCCGGAGCTGGCCGCCGACGCCGCAGCCCGGCGCGGGCTCGGTGTCGACCGGGTGCAGGCCCCCGGCGGCCGATCCAGCCTCGTCGCCCTCGTACGCCGTCCGGACGGCGCCCCCGCCGCCCTCAAGGTCGCCCCCTCCTTCGCCCGCCCCGACCTGGAACGCGCGGCCCTCGCGCACTGGAACGGCTGGGGCGCGGCGCAGCTCCTCGACGACGACGGTGGTGACGACGCGCTGCTCGTGGAGCGGCTGCACCCCGAGGTGTCGCTGCGCTCGCTGCCCGAGGCCAAGGCGCTGCTCGAAGCGGCGGGGACGGTACGGCGCCTGTGGATCGAGCCTCCCGGCGGCCACGCCTTCGAGACGGTGGCCGAGCGCACGGAGCGCCAGAGCGTGCCGATGCGGGCGGCGCCTGATTCCGAACTGGCGCCGCTCGTCGAGGCGGCCCTGACGGCCCGCGACGAACTCGCCGGTTCCGCGGGCGAGTTGCTCCTGCTGCACGGCAACTTCCGCCAGAGCAAGGTGCTTTCGGGCGAGCGGGTGCCGTGGCTGACGGTGGGCCCGGAGCCGCTGGTGGGTGAGCGGGCCTACGATCTCGCGCGGTTGGTACGGGACCGGGTGGAGGACCTGATCGCGGCGCCGAGCGGGGCGTCCGCGGCGCGCCGCCGGGTCAACAAGCTCGCCGACTCCTTGGACGTGGAACCGGCCCGGCTGCACGGCTGGACGCTGTTCCGTGCGGTCGAGTCCGGACTGCGGGCGAGGGCGGCGGGCCGCCACCAGGACGCGGAGCTACTCCTCGAATTCGCCGGCTGGCTGTAG
- the ispG gene encoding flavodoxin-dependent (E)-4-hydroxy-3-methylbut-2-enyl-diphosphate synthase, with amino-acid sequence MTAISLGMPDVPTRLAERRKSRQIQVGTVAVGGDAPVSVQSMTTTRTSDIGATLQQIAELTASGCQIVRVACPTQDDADALATIARKSQIPVIADIHFQPKYVFAAIDAGCAAVRVNPGNIKQFDDKVREIALAAKDAGTPIRIGVNAGSLDARLLKKYGKATPEALVESALWEASLFEEHGFRDIKISVKHNDPVVMVNAYRQLAAQCDYPLHLGVTEAGPAFQGTIKSAVAFGALLAEGIGDTIRVSLSAPPAEEIKVGIQILESLNLRQRRLEIVSCPSCGRAQVDVYKLAEEVTAGLEGMEVPLRVAVMGCVVNGPGEAREADLGVASGNGKGQIFVKGEVIKTVPESKIVETLIDEAMKIAEQMEKDGIASGEPQVSVAG; translated from the coding sequence ATGACTGCGATTTCACTGGGAATGCCGGACGTGCCGACCAGGCTCGCCGAGCGTCGCAAGAGCCGTCAGATCCAGGTCGGCACAGTGGCGGTCGGCGGTGACGCGCCGGTCTCGGTCCAATCGATGACGACCACGCGTACGTCCGACATCGGCGCGACGCTGCAGCAGATCGCCGAACTGACGGCGTCCGGCTGCCAGATCGTGCGGGTCGCCTGCCCCACGCAGGACGACGCGGACGCGCTGGCCACGATCGCCCGGAAGTCGCAGATCCCGGTGATCGCGGACATCCACTTCCAGCCGAAGTACGTGTTCGCCGCGATCGACGCGGGATGCGCCGCGGTGCGGGTCAACCCGGGCAACATCAAGCAGTTCGACGACAAGGTGCGCGAGATCGCGCTGGCGGCGAAGGACGCGGGCACCCCGATCCGCATCGGCGTCAACGCCGGTTCGCTCGACGCGCGCCTGCTGAAGAAGTACGGCAAGGCGACGCCCGAGGCGCTGGTGGAGTCGGCGTTGTGGGAGGCCTCCCTCTTCGAGGAGCACGGCTTCCGCGACATCAAGATCTCGGTCAAGCACAACGACCCGGTCGTCATGGTCAACGCCTACCGGCAGCTCGCCGCGCAGTGCGACTACCCGCTGCACCTCGGTGTGACGGAGGCGGGCCCGGCGTTCCAGGGCACGATCAAGTCGGCCGTGGCGTTCGGCGCGCTGCTCGCGGAGGGTATCGGCGACACCATCCGCGTGTCGCTTTCCGCCCCGCCGGCGGAGGAGATCAAGGTCGGCATCCAGATCCTGGAGTCGCTGAACCTGCGCCAGCGCCGGCTGGAGATCGTCTCCTGCCCCTCCTGCGGCCGCGCCCAGGTGGACGTGTACAAGCTGGCCGAGGAGGTCACGGCGGGCCTCGAAGGCATGGAGGTTCCGCTGCGGGTCGCCGTCATGGGCTGTGTCGTGAACGGCCCCGGCGAGGCGCGCGAGGCCGACCTCGGTGTCGCCTCCGGCAACGGCAAGGGGCAGATCTTCGTGAAGGGCGAGGTCATCAAGACCGTGCCGGAGTCGAAGATCGTGGAGACGCTGATCGACGAGGCGATGAAGATCGCGGAGCAGATGGAGAAGGACGGCATCGCGTCGGGCGAGCCGCAGGTGTCGGTAGCGGGCTGA
- a CDS encoding GNAT family N-acetyltransferase: MLTQTTTRVLEPGDLGAALAILESDPVANAFVTSRVQIAGLDPWRLGGEMWGWYTDGRLRSLCYSGANLVPICATPEAVRSFADRARRTGRRCSSIVGPAEPTAELWRLLEPHWGPARDVRPHQPLMVTERMPDDIRPDPYVRRIRKDEMDVIMPACVAMFTEEVGVSPLAGDGGLLYQARVAELVGSGRSFAHIEDGKVVFKAEIGAATNQACQIQGVWVAPEHRGKGLSATGMAAVLRYALADIAPIVSLYVNDFNAPARACYRRVGFRETGAFMSVLF; this comes from the coding sequence GTGTTGACGCAGACCACCACCCGGGTCCTCGAACCCGGCGACCTCGGCGCGGCGCTCGCCATCCTGGAGAGCGACCCGGTCGCCAACGCCTTCGTGACCTCCCGCGTGCAGATCGCCGGCCTCGACCCCTGGCGGCTCGGCGGCGAGATGTGGGGCTGGTACACCGACGGCAGGCTCCGCTCCCTGTGCTACTCCGGCGCCAACCTCGTACCCATCTGCGCCACCCCCGAGGCGGTACGTTCCTTCGCCGACCGGGCCCGCCGCACCGGCCGCCGCTGCTCCTCGATCGTCGGTCCCGCCGAGCCCACCGCCGAGCTGTGGCGGCTGCTCGAACCGCACTGGGGCCCCGCCCGTGACGTACGCCCGCACCAGCCGCTCATGGTCACCGAGCGGATGCCGGACGATATCCGGCCCGACCCCTACGTCCGTCGCATCCGCAAGGACGAGATGGACGTGATCATGCCGGCCTGTGTCGCCATGTTCACCGAGGAGGTCGGAGTCTCCCCGCTCGCCGGCGACGGCGGCCTGCTCTACCAGGCCCGCGTCGCCGAACTCGTCGGCTCGGGCCGCTCGTTCGCCCACATCGAGGACGGCAAGGTCGTCTTCAAGGCGGAGATCGGCGCCGCCACCAACCAGGCCTGCCAGATCCAGGGCGTGTGGGTCGCCCCCGAACACCGCGGCAAGGGCCTCTCGGCCACCGGCATGGCGGCCGTCCTGCGGTACGCCCTCGCGGACATCGCGCCGATCGTCAGCCTCTACGTCAACGACTTCAACGCCCCCGCCCGCGCCTGCTACCGCCGGGTCGGTTTCCGCGAGACCGGGGCGTTCATGAGCGTGCTGTTCTGA
- a CDS encoding acyl-CoA dehydrogenase family protein, translating to MTAPQHTPKVSEREARQVAEAAREQDWRKPSFAKELFLGRLRLDLIHPHPQPAPEDVERGEAFLAKMRDFCETRVDGRLIERESQIPDDVVNGLKELGALGMKIDTKYGGQGLTQVYYNKALTLAGSASPAIGALLSAHQSIGVPQPLKLFGTQEQKDTFLPRCARTDISAFLLTEPDVGSDPARLATTAVPDGEDTYVLDGVKLWTTNGVVADLLVVMARVPKSEGHKGGITAFVVEADSPGVTVENRNAFMGLRGIENGVTRFHQVRVPAAHRIGPEGSGLKIALTTLNTGRLSLPAMCVGGGKWCLKIAREWAGVREQWGRPVARHEAVGAKISFIAATTFALEAMTDLSAQMADENRNDIRIEAALAKLYGSEMGWLMTDELVQIRGGRGFETADSLEARGERAVPAEQMLRDMRINRIFEGSTEIMHLLIAREAVDAHLSVAGDLIDPDKTLQDKAKAGANAAGFYAKWLPKLVAGPGQLPRSYSEFGPLAQHLRYAERSARKLARSTFYAMSRWQGRMETKQGFLGRIVDIGAELFAMSAACVRAEHLRAAGENGREAVQLADTFCRQSRIRVEELFTRLWSNTDDLDRKVVDEVLAGAYTWLEQGVIDPSGDGPWIADATPGPSGRDNVHRPVR from the coding sequence ATGACCGCACCACAGCACACGCCCAAGGTCTCCGAGCGCGAGGCGCGCCAGGTCGCCGAGGCCGCACGCGAGCAGGACTGGCGCAAGCCCAGCTTCGCGAAGGAACTCTTCCTCGGCCGGCTGCGCCTCGATCTGATCCACCCCCATCCCCAGCCCGCCCCCGAGGACGTGGAACGCGGCGAGGCGTTCCTCGCCAAGATGCGCGACTTCTGCGAGACCCGCGTCGACGGCCGGCTCATCGAGCGCGAGTCGCAGATCCCCGACGACGTCGTGAACGGGCTCAAGGAGCTCGGCGCCCTCGGCATGAAGATCGACACGAAGTACGGCGGCCAGGGCCTGACCCAGGTCTATTACAACAAGGCGCTCACGCTCGCCGGTTCGGCCAGCCCCGCGATCGGCGCGCTGCTCTCCGCGCACCAGTCGATCGGCGTGCCCCAGCCGCTGAAGCTGTTCGGCACCCAGGAGCAGAAGGACACCTTCCTGCCGCGGTGTGCCCGTACCGACATCTCCGCGTTCCTGCTCACCGAGCCCGACGTCGGGTCCGACCCGGCCCGGCTCGCCACCACGGCGGTGCCGGACGGCGAGGACACGTACGTCCTGGACGGCGTGAAGCTGTGGACCACCAACGGCGTCGTCGCCGATCTGCTCGTCGTGATGGCCCGGGTGCCGAAGTCCGAGGGCCACAAGGGCGGCATCACCGCCTTCGTCGTGGAGGCGGACTCGCCGGGCGTCACCGTCGAGAACCGCAACGCGTTCATGGGGCTGCGCGGCATCGAGAACGGCGTCACCCGCTTCCACCAGGTGCGCGTCCCGGCCGCCCACCGGATCGGGCCCGAGGGCTCCGGCCTCAAGATCGCCCTGACCACCCTCAACACCGGCCGCCTCTCGCTGCCCGCGATGTGCGTGGGCGGCGGCAAGTGGTGTCTGAAGATCGCCCGCGAATGGGCCGGTGTACGCGAACAGTGGGGCCGCCCGGTCGCCCGGCACGAGGCGGTCGGCGCCAAGATCTCCTTCATCGCCGCGACCACGTTCGCCCTCGAAGCGATGACCGACCTCTCCGCTCAGATGGCCGACGAGAACCGCAACGACATCCGCATCGAGGCCGCCCTCGCCAAGCTGTACGGCTCAGAGATGGGCTGGCTGATGACGGACGAGCTGGTCCAGATCCGCGGCGGCCGCGGGTTCGAGACCGCGGACTCCCTCGAGGCGCGCGGCGAGCGGGCCGTGCCCGCCGAGCAGATGCTCCGCGACATGCGCATCAACCGCATCTTCGAGGGCTCCACGGAGATCATGCACCTGCTGATCGCCCGCGAGGCCGTCGACGCCCATCTGTCGGTGGCGGGCGACCTCATCGACCCCGACAAGACCCTCCAGGACAAGGCCAAGGCGGGCGCCAACGCCGCCGGGTTCTACGCCAAGTGGCTGCCCAAGCTGGTCGCGGGCCCCGGTCAACTCCCGCGCTCATACAGCGAGTTCGGGCCACTGGCCCAGCACCTGCGCTACGCCGAGCGCTCCGCCCGCAAGCTCGCCCGCTCCACGTTCTACGCGATGTCGCGCTGGCAGGGCCGGATGGAGACCAAGCAGGGCTTCCTCGGCCGCATCGTCGACATCGGGGCCGAGCTGTTCGCGATGAGCGCGGCCTGCGTACGGGCCGAGCACCTGCGGGCCGCCGGCGAGAACGGCCGCGAGGCGGTCCAGCTGGCCGACACGTTCTGCCGCCAGTCCCGCATCCGCGTGGAGGAACTCTTCACGCGGCTGTGGAGCAACACCGACGACCTCGACCGCAAGGTCGTCGACGAGGTGCTCGCCGGCGCGTACACCTGGCTGGAGCAGGGCGTCATCGACCCCTCGGGCGACGGCCCGTGGATCGCGGACGCGACCCCGGGGCCGTCCGGACGGGACAACGTCCACCGCCCGGTCCGCTGA
- a CDS encoding proline--tRNA ligase, whose translation MAAAQVQRMSRLMAKTLRDDPADAETLSHKLLVRAGYVRRNAAGIWTWLPLGKKVLDNISTVVREEMDAIGAQEVLLPALLPKDAYEASGRWDEYGDLLFRLKDRKGGEYLLGPTHEEIFTQTVKDQCTSYKDLPVMLYQIQTKYRDEARPRSGVLRGREFQMKDSYSFDTTDEGLAESYALHRAAYQKIFARLGLDYRIVSAVSGAMGGSASEEFLAPAAAGEDTFVDCPACDYAANTEAVTFTTAAAGAPAEHGPMEELATPDTPTIESLAAHLGVPASATLKNLLVKVDGEIVAVGVPGDREVDLGKLGEHLAPAVVELVTAEDFADRPDLVRGYVGPQGLDKVRYIADPRIAPGTAWITGANKADTHVRNVVCGRDFEVDDHLDVVVVEAGDPCPSCGAGLTLDRAIEIGHIFQLGRKYADTFQLDVLGKEGKPVRVTMGSYGIGVSRAVAALAEQTADDKGLCWPAEIAPADVHVVAAGKAAQTEAALDAAEQLRAAGLRVLVDDRAGVSPGVKFTDAELIGVPQILVAGRRVAEGVFELKDRRSGEREELALAEAIARLTR comes from the coding sequence ATGGCAGCCGCCCAGGTTCAGCGCATGTCCCGTCTGATGGCCAAGACATTGCGCGACGACCCGGCGGATGCCGAGACGCTCAGCCACAAGCTGCTGGTCCGCGCCGGATACGTGCGGCGCAACGCCGCCGGGATCTGGACGTGGCTGCCGCTGGGCAAGAAGGTCCTGGACAACATCTCCACGGTCGTGCGCGAGGAAATGGACGCCATCGGCGCCCAGGAGGTCCTGCTGCCCGCGCTGCTGCCCAAGGACGCGTACGAGGCGAGCGGCCGCTGGGACGAGTACGGCGACCTGCTGTTCCGCCTCAAGGACCGCAAGGGCGGCGAGTACCTGCTCGGCCCCACCCACGAAGAGATCTTCACGCAGACGGTCAAGGACCAGTGCACGTCCTACAAGGACCTGCCGGTGATGCTCTACCAGATCCAGACCAAGTACCGCGACGAGGCCCGCCCGCGCTCCGGCGTGCTGCGCGGCCGCGAGTTCCAGATGAAGGACTCGTACTCCTTCGACACCACCGACGAGGGCCTCGCCGAGTCGTACGCCCTGCACCGCGCGGCCTACCAGAAGATCTTCGCGCGCCTCGGTCTCGACTACCGCATCGTGTCGGCCGTGTCCGGTGCGATGGGCGGCTCCGCGTCCGAGGAGTTCCTGGCCCCGGCCGCCGCGGGCGAGGACACCTTCGTGGACTGCCCGGCGTGCGACTACGCCGCCAACACCGAGGCCGTCACCTTCACGACGGCCGCCGCCGGCGCCCCCGCCGAGCACGGTCCGATGGAGGAGCTGGCCACCCCCGACACCCCCACCATCGAGTCCCTGGCCGCGCACCTCGGCGTCCCGGCCTCCGCCACCCTGAAGAACCTCCTGGTCAAGGTGGACGGCGAGATCGTCGCGGTCGGCGTGCCCGGCGACCGCGAGGTGGATCTCGGCAAGCTCGGCGAGCACCTCGCGCCGGCCGTCGTGGAGCTCGTGACGGCCGAGGACTTCGCCGACCGGCCCGACCTCGTACGCGGCTACGTCGGCCCGCAGGGCCTGGACAAGGTCCGCTACATCGCCGACCCGCGCATCGCCCCCGGCACGGCGTGGATCACCGGGGCCAACAAGGCGGACACGCATGTGCGCAACGTGGTCTGCGGCCGCGACTTCGAGGTCGACGACCACCTGGACGTCGTCGTGGTCGAAGCGGGCGACCCCTGCCCGTCCTGCGGCGCCGGGCTCACCCTGGACCGCGCGATCGAGATCGGTCACATCTTCCAGCTGGGCCGCAAGTACGCCGACACCTTCCAGCTCGACGTCCTCGGCAAGGAGGGCAAGCCGGTCCGGGTCACGATGGGCTCGTACGGGATCGGCGTCTCGCGGGCGGTGGCGGCGCTCGCCGAGCAGACGGCGGACGACAAGGGCCTGTGCTGGCCTGCCGAGATCGCCCCGGCCGACGTGCACGTCGTCGCGGCGGGCAAGGCCGCGCAGACCGAGGCGGCGCTCGACGCGGCGGAGCAGTTGCGTGCGGCGGGGCTGCGTGTCCTCGTGGACGACCGCGCGGGGGTCTCTCCGGGCGTCAAGTTCACCGACGCGGAGCTCATCGGTGTGCCGCAGATCCTGGTGGCGGGGCGGCGGGTGGCCGAGGGTGTCTTCGAGCTGAAGGACCGGCGCAGCGGGGAGCGCGAGGAGCTTGCGCTGGCGGAGGCGATCGCGCGCCTCACGCGCTGA
- the dxr gene encoding 1-deoxy-D-xylulose-5-phosphate reductoisomerase produces the protein MSDSPAPLADPHITFDPAEGRRDVVVLGSTGSIGTQAIDLVLRNPDRFRVTALSAAGGRVGLLAEQARRLGVRAVAVAREDAVPALREALAAQYGGEPLPEILAGPDAATDLAASPCHTVLNGITGSIGLAPTLAALSAGRTLALANKESLIVGGPLVKALARPGQIIPVDSEHAALFQALAAGKRSDVRKLVVTASGGPFRGRTKDELADVTPTDALAHPTWAMGPVITVNSATLVNKGLEVIEAHLLYDIPFERIEVVVHPQSYVHSMVEFTDGSTLAQATPPDMRGPIAIGLGWPERVPDAAPAFDWTQASTWQFYPLDNDAFPSVGLARHVGELGGTAPAVFNAANEECVDAFLAGRLPFNGIMETVTEVVTEHGTPRAGTSLTVPDVLEAETWARARARELAVKATAEARA, from the coding sequence ATGAGCGACAGCCCAGCCCCCCTCGCCGACCCCCACATCACCTTCGATCCGGCCGAAGGCCGACGCGATGTGGTCGTCCTCGGATCCACCGGGTCCATCGGAACCCAGGCCATCGACCTGGTCCTGCGCAACCCCGACCGCTTCCGCGTGACCGCGCTCTCCGCGGCCGGCGGCCGGGTCGGACTCCTGGCCGAGCAGGCCCGACGGCTCGGGGTCCGCGCCGTCGCGGTGGCGCGCGAGGACGCCGTGCCCGCGCTGCGCGAGGCGCTGGCGGCGCAGTACGGCGGCGAACCGCTCCCCGAGATCCTGGCAGGACCCGACGCCGCGACCGACCTCGCCGCGTCCCCCTGCCACACCGTCCTCAACGGCATCACCGGCTCCATCGGTCTCGCCCCGACGCTGGCCGCGCTCTCGGCCGGCCGCACGCTCGCGCTCGCCAACAAGGAGTCCCTGATCGTCGGCGGCCCTCTCGTCAAGGCGCTCGCCCGACCCGGCCAGATCATCCCCGTCGACTCCGAGCACGCCGCGCTCTTCCAGGCCCTGGCCGCGGGCAAGCGCTCCGACGTGCGCAAGCTCGTCGTCACCGCGTCCGGCGGGCCCTTCCGCGGCCGCACCAAGGACGAGCTCGCCGACGTCACCCCCACCGACGCGCTCGCCCACCCCACCTGGGCGATGGGCCCCGTCATCACCGTCAACTCGGCGACCCTCGTCAACAAGGGCCTTGAGGTGATCGAGGCCCATCTGCTCTACGACATCCCCTTCGAGCGCATCGAGGTCGTCGTCCACCCCCAGTCCTACGTCCACTCGATGGTCGAGTTCACCGACGGCTCCACGCTGGCGCAGGCCACCCCGCCCGACATGCGCGGTCCGATCGCCATCGGGCTCGGCTGGCCCGAGCGGGTCCCGGACGCCGCGCCCGCCTTCGACTGGACCCAGGCCTCGACCTGGCAGTTCTACCCGCTCGACAACGACGCCTTCCCCTCGGTGGGACTCGCCCGGCACGTCGGGGAGCTGGGCGGGACGGCCCCGGCGGTGTTCAATGCCGCGAACGAGGAGTGCGTGGACGCGTTCCTGGCCGGGCGGCTCCCGTTCAACGGAATCATGGAGACGGTGACGGAGGTCGTCACCGAACACGGAACGCCGCGTGCGGGAACTTCCCTCACGGTCCCGGACGTCCTGGAGGCGGAGACCTGGGCACGAGCTCGGGCCCGCGAACTCGCGGTGAAGGCGACAGCGGAGGCACGCGCATGA
- a CDS encoding M50 family metallopeptidase → MTILLTVLGIALFAVGLLISIAWHELGHLSTAKLFGIRVPQYMVGFGPTIWSRKKGDTEYGIKAIPAGGYIRMIGMFPPGADGRIEARSTSPFRGMIEDARAAAFEELQPGDEDRLFYTRKPWKRVIVMFAGPFMNLILAVAIFLSVLMGFGMAAETTQVAGVQKCVIAQTEHRDTCKAGDKTSPAQAAGLKVGDKIVAFDGKPVKDWSDLSDRIRETIGPATVTVERAGQQVTLHATLAKNMVAKKDADGQAVPDQYVPAGYLGFSPKSEIKPLTFGESVDRMGDMVENGVHSIVALPGKIPDLWNAAFDGGERKADSPVGVVGAARLSGEVLNLDAPTQSIIATFLFLLAGFNLSLFLFNMLPLLPLDGGHIAGALWESLRRTVARILKRPDPGAFDVAKLMPVAYVVAGIFICFTLLVLVADVVNPVKLT, encoded by the coding sequence ATGACGATCCTGTTGACGGTCCTCGGCATAGCGCTCTTCGCCGTCGGGCTGCTCATCTCCATCGCCTGGCACGAGCTCGGCCACCTCTCCACGGCCAAGCTCTTCGGCATCCGCGTGCCCCAGTACATGGTCGGCTTCGGCCCCACCATCTGGTCGCGCAAGAAGGGCGACACGGAGTACGGCATCAAGGCGATCCCGGCCGGCGGCTACATCCGCATGATCGGCATGTTCCCGCCCGGCGCCGACGGCCGCATCGAGGCACGGTCGACCTCGCCGTTCCGCGGCATGATCGAGGACGCGCGGGCCGCGGCCTTCGAGGAGCTCCAGCCCGGCGACGAGGACCGGCTCTTCTACACGCGCAAGCCGTGGAAGCGCGTCATCGTCATGTTCGCCGGCCCGTTCATGAACCTGATCCTCGCGGTCGCGATCTTCCTCAGCGTGCTCATGGGCTTCGGCATGGCCGCCGAGACCACCCAGGTCGCCGGCGTCCAGAAGTGCGTGATCGCGCAGACCGAGCACCGTGACACCTGCAAGGCGGGCGACAAGACCTCACCCGCCCAGGCGGCGGGCCTGAAGGTCGGCGACAAGATCGTCGCCTTCGACGGCAAGCCCGTGAAGGACTGGTCCGACCTCTCCGACCGCATCCGCGAGACCATCGGCCCGGCCACCGTCACCGTGGAGCGCGCGGGGCAGCAGGTCACCCTGCACGCCACGCTCGCCAAGAACATGGTGGCGAAGAAGGACGCCGACGGGCAGGCCGTCCCCGACCAGTACGTCCCGGCCGGCTACCTCGGCTTCTCGCCCAAGTCCGAGATCAAGCCGCTCACCTTCGGCGAGTCCGTCGACCGCATGGGCGACATGGTGGAGAACGGCGTGCACTCCATCGTCGCGCTGCCCGGCAAGATCCCGGACCTGTGGAACGCGGCCTTCGACGGCGGCGAGCGCAAGGCCGACTCCCCGGTCGGCGTGGTGGGCGCGGCCCGCCTCAGCGGCGAGGTGCTCAACCTGGACGCCCCGACGCAGAGCATCATCGCGACGTTCCTGTTCCTCCTCGCGGGCTTCAACCTGTCGCTGTTCCTCTTCAACATGCTGCCGCTGCTGCCCCTGGACGGCGGCCACATCGCCGGCGCCCTGTGGGAGTCGCTGCGCCGCACCGTGGCGCGGATCCTCAAGCGCCCCGACCCGGGCGCGTTCGACGTGGCGAAGCTGATGCCGGTGGCGTACGTGGTGGCCGGGATCTTCATCTGCTTCACCCTGCTCGTCCTGGTGGCCGACGTGGTGAATCCGGTGAAGCTCACCTGA